The Lutibacter sp. Hel_I_33_5 genome has a window encoding:
- the hemF gene encoding oxygen-dependent coproporphyrinogen oxidase, with protein sequence MKDQFYKYIENLQNVITSKIEEIDGKATFKEDLWQRKEGGGGRTRVIENGAVFEKGGVNISKVFGELPEALRKQFKVEEGNFFACGLSLVLHPNNPFVPTVHANWRYFEMYDDKGNIVTQWFGGGQDLTPYYLFEEDATHFHTVCKSACDRYNDGFYKKFKETCDNYFWNTHRNEARGIGGLFFDYLKETDGFSMQDRFNFVTEVGNSFLESYVPIVEKRKEYTYNQEQKDWQEIRRGRYVEFNLVHDRGTLFGLKTNGRIESILMSLPPKVQWVYNHQPEENSEEVKLLELLRNPIDWV encoded by the coding sequence ATGAAAGATCAGTTTTATAAATATATAGAAAATTTACAAAATGTTATTACTTCTAAAATTGAAGAAATAGATGGTAAAGCTACATTTAAAGAAGATCTTTGGCAAAGAAAAGAAGGTGGTGGCGGAAGAACAAGAGTTATAGAAAACGGAGCAGTATTCGAAAAAGGTGGTGTAAATATTTCTAAAGTTTTTGGAGAATTACCAGAAGCATTAAGAAAACAGTTTAAAGTAGAAGAAGGTAACTTTTTTGCTTGTGGATTGAGTTTAGTCTTACATCCAAACAATCCATTTGTACCAACTGTACATGCAAATTGGCGTTATTTTGAAATGTATGATGATAAAGGAAATATTGTAACACAATGGTTTGGTGGTGGACAAGATTTAACTCCGTATTACCTTTTTGAAGAAGATGCAACTCATTTTCATACAGTATGTAAATCAGCTTGCGATCGTTATAATGACGGTTTTTACAAAAAATTCAAAGAAACTTGCGACAACTATTTCTGGAATACTCACAGAAACGAAGCTCGCGGAATTGGAGGTTTATTCTTTGATTATTTAAAAGAAACTGATGGCTTTTCTATGCAAGATCGTTTTAATTTTGTCACTGAAGTTGGGAATAGCTTTTTAGAAAGTTATGTGCCTATTGTAGAAAAAAGAAAAGAATATACATATAATCAAGAACAAAAAGATTGGCAAGAAATTAGACGTGGACGTTATGTGGAATTTAATTTAGTACACGATAGAGGTACGCTTTTTGGCTTAAAAACAAACGGACGTATAGAAAGTATTTTAATGAGTTTACCACCAAAAGTTCAGTGGGTTTATAATCATCAACCTGAAGAAAATTCTGAAGAAGTTAAGTTGTTGGAGTTATTAAGAAATCCGATTGACTGGGTTTAA
- a CDS encoding dihydrolipoamide acetyltransferase family protein produces the protein MAKFELKLPKMGESVAEATITSWLKEVGDTIELDEPVVEIATDKVDSEVPSEVEGKLIEVFFDKDSVVQVGDTIAVIETEGEDVKEKEEIEKQNVNSSTVEKSSIEELEDTIETVKETISPISKNSESGKFFSPLVRNIAQKENVSMEELDAIAGSGKEGRVTKNDILAYLENKDKTPVNTPNVKLSEVKPSQPNQTNTAITKATPISVNGEDEIIEMSRMGKLIAKHMVNSIQTSAHVQSFIEIDVTNIVKWREKVKDAYFAREGEKLTFTPILMQAVASTIKKFPMINIAIDGDSIIKKKNINLGMAAALPDGNLIVPVIKNADQLNLVGMTKSINDLANRARNNQLKPDEIQDGTYTVTNVGSFGSVMGTPIINQPQVAILALGAIRKVPAVIETSEGDFIGIRQKMFVSHSYDHRVVNGALGGMFIKTLKETLEAWDVNQDF, from the coding sequence ATGGCAAAATTCGAACTAAAATTACCGAAAATGGGTGAAAGTGTTGCAGAAGCAACGATAACATCTTGGTTAAAAGAAGTTGGTGATACTATAGAATTAGATGAGCCAGTTGTAGAAATTGCAACAGATAAAGTAGATTCTGAAGTACCAAGTGAGGTAGAAGGGAAGCTTATTGAAGTGTTTTTTGATAAAGATTCTGTAGTGCAAGTAGGAGATACTATTGCTGTGATAGAAACTGAGGGAGAAGATGTTAAGGAAAAAGAAGAAATTGAAAAACAGAATGTCAATTCGAGCACAGTCGAGAAGTCTTCAATAGAAGAATTAGAAGATACTATTGAAACTGTAAAAGAAACTATATCTCCAATTAGCAAGAACTCCGAAAGTGGGAAATTCTTTTCGCCTTTAGTAAGGAATATTGCTCAAAAAGAGAATGTTTCTATGGAAGAATTAGATGCTATTGCTGGTTCTGGAAAAGAAGGTAGAGTTACCAAGAATGATATATTAGCTTATTTAGAAAATAAAGATAAGACTCCAGTAAATACTCCTAATGTTAAGTTGAGCGAAGTTAAACCATCTCAACCTAATCAAACTAATACAGCAATAACGAAAGCTACACCAATTTCTGTAAATGGTGAAGATGAAATCATTGAAATGTCTAGAATGGGTAAACTCATTGCTAAACATATGGTAAACTCTATACAAACTTCTGCACATGTACAGTCTTTTATAGAAATTGATGTTACAAACATTGTAAAATGGAGAGAGAAAGTAAAAGACGCATATTTTGCTAGAGAAGGAGAGAAGCTAACCTTTACACCAATATTAATGCAAGCGGTTGCTTCTACCATAAAGAAGTTTCCAATGATTAATATTGCTATTGATGGTGATTCAATCATTAAGAAGAAAAATATTAATTTAGGGATGGCAGCAGCTTTACCTGATGGAAATTTAATTGTGCCTGTAATAAAAAATGCTGACCAATTGAATTTAGTGGGTATGACTAAATCTATTAACGATTTAGCCAATAGAGCTAGAAATAATCAGTTGAAACCAGATGAGATTCAAGATGGAACTTATACGGTGACCAATGTTGGTAGTTTTGGTTCTGTGATGGGGACACCAATTATTAATCAACCACAAGTAGCAATTTTAGCGTTAGGAGCTATTAGAAAAGTACCAGCGGTTATAGAAACTTCTGAAGGCGATTTTATAGGAATTAGACAAAAGATGTTTGTATCACATTCTTATGATCACAGAGTCGTAAATGGTGCTTTAGGTGGCATGTTTATTAAAACACTAAAAGAAACTCTAGAAGCTTGGGATGTAAACCAAGATTTTTAA
- a CDS encoding EI24 domain-containing protein produces the protein MIKNIFLGVQAYAGAFSLISKLKLWKYFAIPILISIVTATVIGFTAYGLSDDIGRFLAKIWIWDWGKQTITTITSFIGAVFVLVIGLILYKHIVLALSAPFMSPVSEKIEIAINGKLSHQHRKTSFQEQLIRGIRINFRNLGKELLITIPILLLKFIPLVNIFSTILLFLLQSYYAGFGNMDYTLERHLNYKESINFVGRHKGISIGNGIVFMLCLLIPVLGIIIVLPLSVTAASVKTVALLNLENERSVL, from the coding sequence ATGATTAAAAATATATTTTTAGGAGTGCAAGCCTACGCAGGTGCTTTTAGTTTAATTTCTAAACTAAAGCTATGGAAATATTTTGCAATTCCAATTCTAATAAGCATTGTAACTGCAACAGTCATTGGTTTTACGGCGTATGGTTTATCTGATGATATTGGTCGGTTTTTAGCAAAAATTTGGATTTGGGATTGGGGAAAGCAAACTATTACAACTATTACTTCTTTTATAGGAGCTGTTTTTGTTTTAGTTATTGGATTAATACTTTATAAACATATAGTTTTAGCATTATCAGCGCCATTTATGAGTCCTGTTTCAGAAAAAATAGAGATTGCAATAAATGGAAAGTTATCACATCAACATAGAAAAACAAGTTTTCAAGAACAATTAATAAGAGGAATTCGAATTAATTTTAGAAATTTAGGAAAAGAATTACTGATTACTATTCCTATTTTATTACTTAAATTTATTCCATTAGTAAATATATTTTCTACTATTTTATTGTTTTTACTACAATCTTATTATGCAGGTTTTGGGAATATGGATTATACGTTAGAAAGACACTTAAATTATAAGGAAAGTATCAATTTTGTTGGCAGACATAAAGGCATTTCTATCGGAAATGGTATTGTTTTTATGCTGTGTTTATTAATTCCTGTTTTAGGAATTATCATTGTTTTACCTTTATCTGTAACAGCAGCATCTGTAAAAACGGTAGCGTTATTAAATCTAGAAAATGAAAGATCAGTTTTATAA
- the hemL gene encoding glutamate-1-semialdehyde 2,1-aminomutase, with protein sequence MMFKKSQKLYKKGLVNLVGAVNSPVRAFSSVGGNPLFIKKAKGSKIVDVDNNEYVDLVLSYGPMILGHRHKKVQKAITKSLKNGYSFGASTENEIKLAKIVCEAFPGMDKVRFVNSGTEAVLSGIRLARAYTGKDKIIKFSGCYHGHQDALLVAAGSGLATLSLPGSKGVPEGAVKNTLIAEYNNLESVKAHFEKHDDIAGVIIEPVAGNMGVVTPKDNFLKELKTYLASKNALLIVDEVMTGFRSKFGGAQELFDVEADITCLGKVIGGGFPVGAYGARNEIMEMVAPLGGMYQAGTLSGNPIAMAGGIATLTELKKQNPYDQFNETASILEVFLLESAKKYGVEIKVNRFGSMINPFFTNKEVINFEDAQTCDTNKFATFFWEMIKNGVFLPPSQFEAWFLSSTLKDKDLEKISKAIDAGMLAVSKL encoded by the coding sequence ATTATGTTTAAAAAATCACAAAAATTATATAAAAAAGGATTAGTAAACTTAGTTGGAGCAGTAAACTCTCCTGTGAGAGCTTTTTCTTCCGTTGGTGGAAATCCGTTGTTTATCAAAAAGGCAAAAGGATCTAAAATTGTAGATGTTGATAATAATGAATATGTAGATTTAGTATTGTCTTATGGCCCAATGATTTTAGGACATCGTCATAAAAAAGTACAAAAAGCAATTACAAAATCGTTAAAGAATGGATATTCATTTGGAGCATCCACAGAAAACGAAATCAAATTAGCAAAAATTGTATGTGAAGCTTTCCCAGGAATGGATAAAGTTCGTTTTGTAAATTCGGGTACTGAAGCTGTTTTAAGCGGAATTCGTTTAGCAAGAGCCTATACAGGAAAAGATAAAATCATTAAGTTTTCGGGTTGTTATCATGGGCATCAAGATGCATTATTAGTTGCTGCTGGTTCTGGGTTGGCAACTTTAAGTTTGCCAGGTTCTAAAGGAGTGCCTGAAGGTGCTGTGAAAAATACGTTAATTGCTGAATACAATAATTTAGAAAGTGTAAAAGCACATTTTGAAAAACATGATGATATTGCCGGGGTAATTATTGAGCCAGTTGCAGGAAATATGGGTGTTGTTACTCCTAAAGATAATTTCTTAAAAGAGTTAAAAACATATCTTGCATCTAAAAATGCGTTATTAATTGTTGATGAAGTAATGACTGGTTTCCGTTCTAAATTTGGTGGAGCTCAAGAATTATTTGATGTAGAAGCAGATATTACTTGTTTAGGAAAAGTGATTGGTGGAGGTTTTCCAGTTGGAGCTTACGGAGCAAGAAATGAAATTATGGAAATGGTTGCGCCTTTAGGCGGAATGTACCAAGCAGGAACATTATCTGGAAATCCAATTGCGATGGCTGGTGGAATTGCAACTTTAACAGAGTTGAAGAAGCAAAATCCTTATGATCAATTTAATGAGACAGCTTCAATTTTAGAAGTGTTTTTATTAGAATCAGCTAAAAAATATGGTGTAGAAATTAAGGTAAATAGATTTGGTTCTATGATTAATCCGTTTTTCACGAATAAAGAAGTGATAAATTTTGAAGACGCTCAAACCTGCGATACAAATAAATTTGCAACTTTCTTCTGGGAAATGATAAAAAATGGTGTGTTTTTACCGCCAAGTCAGTTTGAGGCGTGGTTTTTATCATCAACATTAAAAGATAAAGATTTAGAGAAAATTAGTAAAGCTATTGATGCAGGAATGTTAGCTGTTTCAAAATTATAA
- a CDS encoding carboxypeptidase-like regulatory domain-containing protein, producing the protein MKKCMFVISFFVVSFSVTSQTKKKTTLIWDTSYSMIDKNISKEIHFLNTYFSKNPNTSVQLIKFSNEVILNESFDIKEGKWERLKNELFNSIYDGVSSFNNLLNVKGDEILFFTDGNESIDDFPAFFSNPVQIISSTGKAENSKLKKIAKLSNGQFIDLSNEQIVEVSNRVSLKGVVEDISGPLSNVTVISKQERVNTVTNEKGEYEITITKGDIVEFRYIGKNTLRVKALKSKTKNVLLTDGRGVLDEVTVVSERKEMVNTGNRLENKDKIGYSTQSIGEEDISHLDTDVKRAVKGKFSGLKIQNNTATDDVDLSQFLGRGNNMSILGNQYGLIVMDGIIISETDSGIGNSGNGSKGIISKTQFVDKTTHINPDNVKSITYLKGLAATNKYGTLGVNGVLLITTKTGSPDNGVNSKKKIKLGTTPTYNEDVVAISNNLPYMSKLIKAKNIDEAFNIYLDQRKLNKTNVDFFFNVATYFKNWGNEYLLKRILSNVLELVSKNDFSTLLALVYKYEENHLYSEAIVLYKRLVEYNPKVTQLYRNLAIAYKRNGQFKEAQNVYNNIDRNLYKKASDFSGLLKSINYEYKNLVALNKDSIQLNLVRPFFKDNITYKTRIVFEWNEFDAEFDLQIVNPQKRYFNWLHTEKDEKIRLENEKNHGYGLEEFFITSKDIGKWIFNISYLGKLTGNNNVPTYFRITVYHNFGKANQTKEEKIISLVDLNKKLNILTLDIK; encoded by the coding sequence ATGAAAAAATGCATGTTTGTTATCAGTTTTTTTGTTGTTTCTTTTTCTGTTACTTCACAGACTAAAAAGAAAACAACTCTTATTTGGGATACTTCTTATAGTATGATTGATAAAAATATATCTAAAGAGATACATTTTTTAAATACATATTTTTCCAAAAACCCGAATACATCAGTACAATTAATAAAGTTTAGTAATGAAGTGATTTTAAATGAATCTTTTGATATTAAAGAGGGTAAATGGGAACGATTAAAAAATGAACTTTTTAATTCAATTTATGATGGAGTTTCTTCATTCAACAATTTATTAAATGTAAAAGGTGATGAGATATTATTTTTTACAGATGGAAATGAATCTATCGATGATTTTCCAGCCTTTTTTTCAAATCCTGTTCAAATAATTTCTAGCACAGGAAAAGCGGAAAATTCTAAATTAAAAAAAATAGCAAAACTTTCAAATGGTCAGTTTATTGATTTGAGCAATGAACAAATAGTTGAAGTAAGTAATAGGGTTTCATTAAAAGGTGTTGTTGAAGATATTTCTGGTCCGTTATCAAATGTTACTGTTATTTCTAAACAAGAAAGAGTGAATACTGTAACAAATGAAAAAGGAGAATATGAGATTACAATTACAAAAGGTGACATAGTTGAATTTAGATATATAGGGAAAAATACATTAAGAGTTAAAGCTTTAAAATCAAAGACTAAGAATGTGTTATTAACAGATGGAAGAGGGGTTTTAGATGAGGTTACTGTTGTGTCTGAACGAAAAGAAATGGTGAATACAGGGAATAGGTTAGAGAATAAAGATAAAATTGGATATTCTACACAGTCTATTGGAGAGGAGGATATTTCTCATTTAGATACAGATGTAAAACGAGCTGTAAAAGGTAAATTTTCTGGTTTAAAAATACAGAATAACACAGCAACTGATGATGTGGATTTAAGTCAGTTTTTAGGAAGAGGTAATAATATGTCCATTTTAGGGAATCAATATGGGTTAATAGTGATGGACGGAATTATAATTTCTGAAACCGATTCAGGAATTGGAAATTCTGGTAATGGTTCTAAAGGAATTATATCTAAAACTCAGTTTGTAGATAAAACAACACATATTAATCCTGATAATGTAAAAAGTATTACTTATTTAAAAGGATTAGCTGCAACAAATAAATATGGTACTCTTGGAGTAAATGGTGTTTTATTAATAACAACAAAAACGGGTTCTCCAGATAATGGAGTTAACTCTAAAAAGAAAATTAAGTTAGGGACAACACCAACTTATAATGAAGATGTTGTAGCGATATCTAACAATCTTCCTTATATGTCTAAATTGATTAAGGCAAAAAATATTGATGAGGCTTTTAATATTTATTTAGATCAACGTAAATTAAATAAAACGAATGTAGATTTCTTTTTTAATGTAGCAACATATTTCAAAAATTGGGGTAATGAATATTTATTAAAAAGAATTTTATCAAACGTATTAGAATTGGTTTCTAAAAATGATTTTTCAACTTTATTAGCATTGGTTTATAAATATGAAGAAAATCATCTATATAGTGAAGCAATAGTTTTATATAAAAGATTGGTAGAGTATAACCCAAAAGTAACGCAATTATATAGAAACTTAGCGATTGCTTATAAAAGGAATGGGCAATTTAAAGAAGCTCAGAATGTTTATAATAATATCGATAGAAACTTGTATAAAAAAGCGAGTGACTTTTCTGGACTTTTAAAATCGATAAATTATGAATACAAAAACCTAGTTGCATTAAATAAAGATAGTATTCAGCTTAATCTAGTTAGACCTTTTTTTAAAGATAATATTACCTATAAAACCAGAATTGTTTTTGAGTGGAATGAATTTGATGCTGAATTTGATTTGCAAATTGTGAATCCGCAAAAAAGATATTTTAATTGGTTGCATACCGAAAAAGACGAAAAAATACGGCTTGAAAATGAAAAGAATCATGGGTATGGTTTAGAAGAGTTTTTTATAACATCTAAAGATATAGGTAAGTGGATTTTTAACATTTCTTATCTAGGAAAATTAACAGGAAATAATAATGTACCCACTTATTTTAGAATTACAGTATATCATAATTTTGGAAAAGCAAATCAAACTAAAGAAGAAAAGATAATTTCTTTAGTAGATTTAAATAAAAAACTTAATATACTAACGCTTGATATTAAATAA
- the hemE gene encoding uroporphyrinogen decarboxylase: MIKNDLFLRALKGETVDRPPVWMMRQAGRYLPEFIEIRKKYDFFTRCRTPELASEITVQPIRRYGMDAAILFCDILVIPQAMNVEVQMKPNFGPYLPNPIRTQKDVDNVIVPDVNVELDYVYQAIKATKEKLNNEIPLIGFAGSPWTILCYMVQGQGSKNFDKAKEFCFTNPIAAHQLLQKITDTTIAYLKAKVIAGVNAVQVFDSWGGMLSPVDYQEFSWQYIQQIIDALKDDAPVIAFGKGCWFALNEMSKSGAAALGVDWTCSARNARYLSGGNITLQGNFDPSRLLSPPAEIKKMVHQMINEFGKDKYIVNLGHGILPNIPLDNAKAFIDAVKEYKSPS; the protein is encoded by the coding sequence ATGATAAAAAACGATTTATTTTTAAGAGCATTAAAGGGAGAAACTGTAGACCGTCCACCAGTGTGGATGATGCGTCAAGCAGGAAGGTATTTACCAGAGTTTATAGAAATCAGAAAAAAGTACGATTTCTTTACACGTTGTAGAACTCCAGAATTAGCCTCAGAAATTACAGTACAGCCAATTAGAAGATACGGAATGGATGCTGCAATTTTATTCTGTGATATTTTGGTGATTCCACAAGCAATGAATGTTGAGGTGCAAATGAAACCAAATTTTGGACCTTACTTACCAAATCCAATCAGAACTCAAAAAGATGTAGATAATGTAATTGTTCCTGATGTAAATGTGGAATTAGATTATGTGTATCAAGCAATAAAAGCTACCAAAGAAAAATTAAATAACGAAATTCCGTTAATCGGTTTTGCGGGTTCACCATGGACAATTTTATGTTATATGGTGCAGGGTCAAGGCTCTAAAAACTTTGACAAAGCAAAAGAATTTTGTTTTACAAATCCGATTGCTGCACATCAATTATTACAGAAAATTACAGATACAACTATTGCTTATTTAAAAGCAAAAGTTATTGCGGGTGTTAATGCTGTTCAGGTTTTTGATTCTTGGGGCGGAATGTTATCTCCAGTAGATTATCAAGAGTTTTCATGGCAATATATTCAGCAAATAATTGATGCTTTAAAAGACGATGCTCCAGTTATTGCATTTGGTAAAGGATGTTGGTTTGCTTTAAATGAGATGTCTAAATCTGGCGCTGCTGCGTTAGGTGTAGATTGGACGTGTTCGGCTAGAAATGCTCGTTATTTATCTGGCGGGAATATTACATTACAAGGTAATTTTGATCCATCACGTTTGTTATCGCCACCGGCAGAAATCAAAAAAATGGTGCATCAAATGATTAACGAATTCGGTAAAGACAAATACATTGTAAATCTAGGTCACGGTATTTTACCAAACATTCCGTTAGATAATGCGAAAGCATTTATAGATGCTGTAAAAGAATATAAAAGCCCATCTTAA
- a CDS encoding GNAT family N-acetyltransferase → MKNLEDILKNPVWFSLKETHKKFAIEFDGVQFYQPDVCSFGAFYDASKTKKALNSYAKIADSFFLVTEDLTPIIDTDFIELEKKINGCQMVLDTLIDVEITEKIVPLTEKYINQIYELVWLVMPGYYQKRGFEMGKFYGIFKDNKLVSISGQRMQTNDFIEVSSVVTHPEYTRQGFAKQLVVHTTKEILKENKLPILHTNKGNPAIGLYEKLGYKVTRDMNWWYYRKK, encoded by the coding sequence ATGAAGAATTTAGAAGACATATTAAAAAATCCTGTTTGGTTTTCGTTAAAAGAAACTCATAAAAAATTTGCAATTGAGTTTGACGGTGTTCAATTTTATCAACCAGATGTTTGTTCATTTGGAGCTTTTTACGATGCTTCTAAAACTAAAAAAGCATTAAACTCTTATGCGAAAATTGCAGATAGCTTTTTTCTCGTTACAGAAGATCTTACACCAATCATAGATACTGATTTTATTGAATTAGAGAAAAAAATTAATGGTTGTCAAATGGTTTTAGACACATTAATTGATGTCGAGATAACAGAAAAAATTGTACCACTCACTGAAAAATATATCAACCAAATTTACGAATTAGTTTGGTTAGTAATGCCAGGGTATTATCAAAAAAGAGGTTTTGAAATGGGGAAATTTTACGGCATTTTTAAAGACAATAAATTAGTTTCCATTTCAGGTCAACGTATGCAAACTAATGACTTCATTGAAGTTAGCTCTGTTGTTACGCATCCTGAATATACAAGACAAGGATTTGCTAAACAACTAGTTGTACATACAACTAAAGAAATTTTAAAAGAAAATAAACTACCCATTTTACACACAAACAAAGGAAACCCAGCTATTGGACTTTATGAAAAATTAGGCTATAAAGTAACTAGAGATATGAATTGGTGGTATTATCGAAAAAAATAA
- a CDS encoding T9SS type A sorting domain-containing protein produces MLKTKKKLKTIARIKFLFIIFLTTIVQESQSQPKAKDSNLTITKYISVKNAASSIGYDPISKSIFYTTVSGNVYRVIEGTPNSDILMFDVTDHKIKHLQGMHFSDNSLFLVGNDWTDGTQGIGLIKKGTLQGNDGSRNWSTVIETALYPATKAAFDHGFSGITIDREKKYLYLSSGSRTDHGELQEVNGLFKGIREVPLTSAIFRFPIDSENLMIPNNLAIINTNGWLFADGTRNSFGLAFNSKGDLFGVDNSGDRDDHEELNHIQKDHHYGFPWKMGTNDNPQQFPGYDPDKDLLVNKNSKAYKRGLYYDDNTFPKPPANVTFTDPIENMGPDANYYRDPSDGKVYKSKDGESLGTFTMHRSPLGLVFDQGNILKTPYTGSGFTLSFTQGKGDENGYLSNSIWRLPVVPIDGSQDLIHLDIIYDQNNKPIKVKSTVIADGFNFPVGSVLVDNNLYVLEYGTRGNRFIWKIELPKSNTTSVKDDSRNNLTHILYPNPVNQKISIKKSNSKINYIKILDITGKLVTKVNSVSNDIDVSKLSKGIYFMQIFTEKSILTRRFVKN; encoded by the coding sequence ATGTTAAAGACTAAAAAAAAACTTAAAACAATTGCCCGAATAAAATTTCTATTTATAATTTTCTTAACAACAATTGTTCAAGAAAGTCAAAGTCAGCCAAAAGCTAAAGATTCTAACCTAACAATTACTAAATACATTAGTGTTAAAAACGCAGCTTCAAGTATCGGTTATGATCCAATTTCAAAATCTATTTTTTACACAACAGTTTCTGGAAATGTATATCGCGTTATAGAAGGTACACCTAATAGTGACATACTAATGTTTGATGTTACAGACCATAAAATTAAGCACCTCCAAGGAATGCATTTTTCTGACAATTCGTTATTTCTAGTTGGTAATGATTGGACAGATGGAACTCAAGGAATTGGATTAATAAAAAAAGGGACCCTTCAAGGAAATGATGGAAGTAGAAATTGGTCTACTGTCATAGAAACAGCTTTATATCCTGCAACTAAAGCAGCATTTGATCATGGATTTAGCGGTATTACTATTGATCGTGAAAAAAAATATCTTTATTTAAGTAGTGGTTCTAGAACTGACCATGGAGAACTTCAAGAAGTTAATGGGTTATTTAAAGGAATTAGGGAAGTTCCGTTAACCTCGGCAATATTTAGATTTCCTATAGATTCCGAAAACTTAATGATACCTAACAATTTAGCAATAATAAACACTAATGGGTGGTTATTTGCAGATGGAACAAGAAATAGTTTTGGACTTGCTTTTAACAGTAAAGGAGATTTATTTGGAGTTGACAATAGTGGTGATCGTGATGATCATGAAGAGTTGAATCATATTCAAAAAGATCATCATTATGGGTTTCCATGGAAGATGGGAACAAATGATAATCCACAACAATTTCCTGGGTATGATCCTGATAAGGATTTATTAGTAAATAAAAATTCTAAAGCATATAAACGTGGATTATACTATGATGATAATACTTTTCCAAAACCTCCGGCAAATGTTACTTTTACAGATCCAATTGAAAATATGGGGCCTGATGCAAATTATTATCGTGATCCTTCGGATGGAAAAGTTTATAAGAGCAAGGATGGAGAATCTTTAGGGACATTTACAATGCACCGCTCACCACTTGGATTGGTTTTTGACCAAGGTAATATATTAAAAACTCCATATACAGGAAGTGGATTTACACTTTCATTTACCCAAGGAAAAGGTGATGAGAATGGATATCTTTCAAATTCTATTTGGAGATTACCAGTTGTTCCTATTGATGGAAGTCAAGATTTAATTCATCTTGACATCATTTATGATCAAAATAACAAACCAATAAAAGTTAAATCTACAGTTATTGCAGATGGTTTTAACTTCCCTGTAGGTTCTGTTCTTGTTGATAATAATTTATATGTGCTTGAATATGGAACAAGAGGTAATCGATTTATATGGAAAATAGAATTACCTAAATCAAATACAACTAGTGTTAAAGATGATAGTAGAAACAACTTAACTCATATTCTTTACCCTAATCCTGTAAATCAAAAAATCAGCATCAAAAAAAGTAATTCAAAAATTAATTACATAAAAATATTAGATATTACAGGGAAACTTGTTACTAAGGTGAACTCAGTTTCTAATGATATTGATGTATCAAAATTATCGAAAGGAATATACTTTATGCAAATATTTACAGAAAAATCAATACTTACAAGAAGGTTTGTTAAAAATTAA